The Oncorhynchus masou masou isolate Uvic2021 unplaced genomic scaffold, UVic_Omas_1.1 unplaced_scaffold_864, whole genome shotgun sequence genomic interval TGTACATAAATAAGTACTTGTGATGGCCAAGAGAATAGTGCATGCTGGTCTAATTGTGTACTTTTGTTGactgttggttgtgtgtgtgtgtgtttgtcagtggcAGGCGATGCAGAGTTTAGAGTCCTTCTCTTTGGGAGAAGTGGCCGCAGTCAATTTTCTCTGGCAAACTTCATTCTGGGGACAGATGTGTTCAGCGATGAGCTCTGCAACATTACAGAGAGTCAGAAACACAGGAACGAGGCGTTCGAGAGAAAACTAGCTGTGGTCAACACTCCAAACCTCTCTGAGTACGAGGCATCCCAGAAAGAGCTGAGAAGAGTGTTCAagttgtctgtgtgtatgtcctCTCCTGGTCCCTACGTCGTTCTCTTTGCATTCGACCTGAACAACATCTCACCAAGTGCAGCAGGCTTCCTGGAACTCGTCACAAAGCATTTTGGGGACAGCATCTTGAACCACATGATGGTTGTGGTGTGTcatgaagaggagaaggaggattcAGCTCTTGAGGAGAAAGTCAAGACTAACAGAGACTTCAGGGAGCTCATTGAGAAGTGTGGCGGAAGGTATCACCTCTTCAATGAGAGGAAGGCCCGGAGAGATGAGGTTTCCAGACAGCTCCTGGAGAAGATGGACGACATGGTGAGGGAAAACGGATGCAGATTCTACTCCAATCACCAATACCAGGAAGCAGAGGAGAGAATCCAAAAAGAGGAGCGTTTCATGATgaaaggaaagaaagagatgCTGACAAAGAggaaggagctggagagcaggtacacaggtgaaggacttgaaaaggagctggagagcaggtacacaggtgaaggacttgaaaaggagctggagagcaggtacacaggtgaaggacttgaaaaggagctggagagcaggtacacaggtgaaggacttgaaaaggagctggagagcaggtacacaggtgaaggacttgaaaaggagctggagagcaggtacacaggtgaaggacttgaaaaggagctggagagcaggtacacaggtgaaggacttgaaaaggagctggagagcaggtacacaggtgaaggacttgaaaaggagctggagagcaggtacacaggtgaaggacttgaaaaggagctggagagcaggtacacaggtgaaggacttgaaaaggagctggagagcaggtacacaggtgaaggacttgaaaaggagctggagagcaggtacacaggtgaaggacttgaaaaggagctggagagcaggtacacaggtgaaggacttgaaaaggagctggagagcaggtacacaggtgaaggacttgaaaaggagctggagagcaggtacacaggtgaaggacttgaaaaggagctggagagcaggtacacaggtgaaggacttgaaaaggagctggagagcaggtacacaggtgaaggacttgaaaaggagctggagagcaggtacacaggtgaaggacttgaaaaggagctggagagcaggtacacaggtgaaggacttgaaaaggagctggagagcaggtacacaggtgaaggacttgaaaaggagctggagagcaggtacacaggtgaaggacttgaaaaggagctggagagcaggtacacaggtgaaggacttgaaaaggagctggagagcaggtacacaggtgaaggacttgaaaaggagctggagagcaggtacacaggtgaaggacttgaaaaggagctggagagcaggtacacaggtgaaggacttgaaaaggagctggagagcaggtacacaggtgaaggacttgaaaaggagctggagagcaggtacacaggtgaaggacttgaaaaggagctggagagcaggtacacaggtgaaggacttgaaaaggagctggagagcaggtacacaggtgaaggacttgaaaaggagctggagagcaggtacacaggtgaaggacttgaaaaggagctggagagcaggtacacaggtgaaggacttgaaaaggagctggagagcaggtacacaggtgaaggacttgaaaaggagctggagagcaggtacacaggtgaaggacttgaaaaggagctggagagcaggtacacaggtgaaggacttgaaaaggagctggagagcaggtacacaggtgaaggacttgaaaaggagctggagagcaggtacacaggtgaaggacttgaaaaggagctggagagcaggtacacaggtgaaggacttgaaaaggagctggagagcaggtacacaggtgaaggacttgaaaaggagctggagagcaggtacacaggtgaaggacttgaaaaggagctggagagcaggtacacaggtgaaggacttgaaaaggagctggagagcaggtacacaggtgaaggacttgaaaaggagctggagagcaggtacacaggtgaaggacttgaaaaggagctggagagcaggtacacaggtgaaggacttgaaaaggagctggagagcaggtacacaggtgaaggacttgaaaaggagctggagagcaggtacacaggtgaaggacttgaaaaggagctggagagcaggtacacaggtgaaggacttgaaaaggagctggagagcaggtacacaggtgaaggacttgaaaaggagctggagagcaggtacacaggtgaaggacttgaaaaggagctggagagcaggtacacaggtgaaggacttgaaaaggagctggagagcaggtacacaggtgaaggacttgaaaaggagctggagagcaggtacacaggtgaaggacttgaaaaggagctggagagcaggtacacaggtgaaggacttgaaaaggagctggagagcaggtacacaggtgaaggacttgaaaaggagctgCTGCAGTTTGAGACAAGGATAAGAGTAGAGAACCGAGCAAAGAggaaggagctggagagcaggtacacaggtgaaggacttgaaaaggagctgCTGCAGTTTGAGACAAGGATAAGAGTAGAGAACCGAGCAAAGAggaaggagctggagagcaggtacacaggtgaaggacttgaaaaggagctgCTGCAGTTTGAGACAAGGATAAGAGTAGAGAACCGAGCAAAGAggaaggagctggagagcaggtacacaggtgaaggacttgaaaaggagctgCTGCAGTTTGAGACAAGGATAAGAGTAGAGAACCGAGCAAAGAggaaggagctggagagcaggtacacaggtgaaggacttgaaaaggagctgCTGCAGTTTGAGACAAGGATAAGAGTAGAGAACCGAGCAAAGAggaaggagctggagagcaggtacacaggtgaaggacttgaaaaggagctgCTGCAGTTTGAGACAAGGATAAGAGTAGAGAACCGAGCAAAGAggaaggagctggagagcaggtacacaggtgaaggacttgaaaaggagctgCTGCAGTTTGAGACAAGGATAAGAGTAGAGAACCGAGCAAAGAggaaggagctggagagcaggtacacaggtgaaggacttgaaaaggagctgCTGCAGTTTGAGACAAGGATAAGAGTAGAGAACCGAGCAAAGAggaaggagctggagagcaggtacacaggtgaaggacttgaaaaggagctgCTGCAGTTTGAGACAAGGATAAGAGTAGAGAACCGAGCAAAGAggaaggagctggagagcaggtacacaggtgaaggacttgaaaaggagctgCTGCAGTTTGAGACAAGGATAAGAGTAGAGAACCGAGCAAAGAggaaggagctggagagcaggtacacaggtgaaggacttgaaaaggagctgCTGCAGTTTGAGACAAGGATAAGAGTAGAGAACCGAGCAAAGAggaaggagctggagagcaggtacacaggtgaaggacttgaaaaggagctgCTGCAGTTTGAGACAAGGATAAGAGTAGAGAACCGAGCAAAGAggaaggagctggagagcaggtacacaggtgaaggacttgaaaaTGA includes:
- the LOC135537873 gene encoding myosin heavy chain, embryonic smooth muscle isoform-like produces the protein MASNERSQAIKRRKSSMDEPPYLAGDAEFRVLLFGRSGRSQFSLANFILGTDVFSDELCNITESQKHRNEAFERKLAVVNTPNLSEYEASQKELRRVFKLSVCMSSPGPYVVLFAFDLNNISPSAAGFLELVTKHFGDSILNHMMVVVCHEEEKEDSALEEKVKTNRDFRELIEKCGGRYHLFNERKARRDEVSRQLLEKMDDMVRENGCRFYSNHQYQEAEERIQKEERFMMKGKKEMLTKRKELESRYTGEGLEKELLQFETRIRVENRAKRKELESRYTGEGLEKELLQFETRIRVENRAKRKELESRYTGEGLEKELLQFETRIRVENRAKRKELESRYTGEGLEKELLQFETRIRVENRAKRKELESRYTGEGLEKELLQFETRIRVENRAKRKELESRYTGEGLEKELLQFETRIRVENRAKRKELESRYTGEGLEKELLQFETRIRVENRAKRKELESRYTGEGLEKELLQFETRIRVENRAKRKELESRYTGEGLEKELLQFETRIRVENRAKRKELESRYTGEGLEKELLQFETRIRVENRAKRKELESRYTGEGLEKELLQFETRIRVENRAKRKELESRYTGEGLEKELLQFETRIRVENRAKRKELESRYTGEGLENELLQFETRIRVENRAKRKELESRYTGEGLEKELLQFEPRIRVENRAKRKELESRYTGEGLEKELLQFETRIRVENRAKRKELESRYTGEGLEKELLQFETRIRVENRAKRKELESRYTGEGLEKELLQFESRIRVENRAKRKELESRYTGEGLEKELLQFESRIRRGNTLTVTPAVPVCPEGEHFDRDTCCAWSSVGKSTCDREGLIIIIIIIIIT